From Pseudomonadota bacterium, the proteins below share one genomic window:
- a CDS encoding HAD family phosphatase, with amino-acid sequence MQNSGGEQLPLVVLFDYGGVLAEEGFMAGLKAIAAGNGLEPDDFFRNATEIIYECGYVIGRATAAAFWNGIRERYRITGDDEALTREIHTRFILRPGMMAKVRALQKNGVRTAILSDQTDWLEMLDQRDHFLAEFSPVLNSFHLGITKRDPEVFAIAEKKIKVPAERILFVDDNPGHIGRAREMGFAAHLFTAEEDFGRALAVLGLISSGEGE; translated from the coding sequence TTGCAGAATAGCGGCGGGGAGCAGTTACCACTGGTCGTGCTCTTCGACTACGGCGGCGTTCTGGCCGAGGAAGGGTTCATGGCCGGGCTGAAGGCAATCGCGGCGGGCAACGGGCTTGAGCCGGATGACTTTTTCCGCAACGCGACCGAGATCATCTACGAGTGCGGTTATGTCATCGGCCGGGCGACCGCCGCCGCTTTCTGGAACGGAATCCGGGAAAGATACCGGATCACCGGTGACGACGAGGCCCTGACCCGGGAGATCCATACCCGCTTTATCTTGCGGCCCGGCATGATGGCAAAGGTGAGGGCTTTGCAAAAAAATGGGGTGCGGACGGCAATCTTAAGCGACCAGACCGACTGGCTCGAAATGCTCGACCAGCGCGACCATTTTCTGGCTGAATTTTCTCCGGTTCTGAACAGCTTTCACCTGGGAATCACCAAGCGCGACCCGGAAGTTTTTGCGATTGCCGAGAAGAAGATCAAGGTTCCGGCGGAGCGAATTCTCTTTGTCGATGACAATCCGGGCCATATCGGGCGGGCCCGGGAGATGGGTTTTGCCGCGCACCTGTTCACCGCTGAAGAAGATTTCGGACGGGCGCTTGCCGTGCTCGGACTGATCTCCTCCGGGGAGGGTGAATAA
- a CDS encoding M20 family metallopeptidase, whose protein sequence is MPSIPDVITMTRELVGIPSESSDPVGTDTNSAEKMVVAYLRQLCLAAGIEHCTREALPGRDNLLVRLPNPGAPKVLIVAHMDTVSARGMDEPFSGRMEDGRIMGRGSCDDKGPLAAGLSALLALHGKKIVPAYDVTFAASVDEECTMSGAESLAREIDDFALCIALEPTNLQIIRAHKGVYRCRIITRGLAAHSSHPEKGRNAVTSMVMILNDIDSLRVRLARNKHPDLGRASLAVTTIKGGASVNAIPDYCEAVVDIRILPDMFTDEVGKLVREYVDGRGEVEEIYTGDGISTSMENPLILSLADSIVKEGCDPGPVTASFATDCSRLHQKGPCIVWGPGDIHQAHQAVEYVLAEQLEQAQRILTGFLTGGHFAE, encoded by the coding sequence ATGCCATCCATACCCGATGTAATCACGATGACCAGGGAACTGGTCGGAATCCCCAGCGAATCATCAGACCCGGTAGGAACCGACACGAATTCTGCCGAAAAAATGGTCGTCGCCTACCTGCGGCAACTCTGCCTGGCGGCAGGGATTGAGCATTGCACCAGAGAAGCCCTGCCGGGCCGTGACAACCTGCTGGTCCGGCTGCCGAATCCGGGTGCGCCCAAAGTACTGATCGTGGCCCATATGGACACGGTCAGCGCGCGCGGCATGGACGAACCGTTCAGCGGCAGGATGGAAGACGGCAGAATCATGGGACGCGGTTCGTGCGACGACAAGGGGCCGCTTGCCGCCGGCCTGTCGGCGCTTCTTGCCCTGCACGGGAAGAAGATTGTCCCCGCCTACGATGTTACCTTCGCCGCCAGCGTCGACGAGGAATGCACGATGTCCGGGGCAGAGAGCCTGGCCCGGGAGATCGACGATTTCGCTCTCTGCATCGCCCTGGAACCCACCAATCTGCAGATCATCCGGGCCCACAAGGGGGTGTACCGGTGCCGGATCATCACCCGGGGTCTTGCCGCCCACTCATCTCACCCGGAAAAGGGACGGAACGCGGTCACCTCCATGGTGATGATCCTGAATGATATTGATAGCTTAAGGGTGAGACTGGCCAGAAACAAGCACCCGGATCTGGGGCGGGCCAGCCTGGCGGTGACCACCATTAAAGGCGGGGCCTCGGTCAATGCCATTCCCGATTACTGTGAAGCGGTTGTCGATATCAGGATTCTCCCCGATATGTTTACCGATGAGGTCGGCAAGCTGGTCAGGGAATATGTCGACGGTCGGGGCGAGGTCGAGGAGATTTACACCGGCGACGGGATCAGCACCAGTATGGAAAATCCGCTCATCCTCTCCCTCGCGGATTCCATTGTGAAAGAAGGATGCGATCCCGGGCCGGTCACCGCCTCGTTTGCCACCGATTGCTCCCGACTGCATCAGAAAGGGCCCTGTATCGTCTGGGGGCCGGGTGACATCCATCAGGCCCATCAGGCCGTTGAATATGTTCTTGCCGAGCAGCTCGAACAGGCACAGCGAATCCTGACCGGTTTTCTCACAGGTGGCCACTTTGCAGAATAG
- a CDS encoding O-acetyl-ADP-ribose deacetylase, with amino-acid sequence MDEHKILLVNSDITTLEVDCIVNAANNSLLGGGGVDGAIHRAAGPELLAECRTLQGCATGEAKLTGGHRLPASYVIHTVGPVWRGGGNGEEELLASCYRSCFAIVKEHSFHRIAFPAISTGVYRFPKERAAGIAIAETRKALAEQGQLEQVLLVCFNDETRRAYEAALE; translated from the coding sequence ATGGACGAGCATAAAATTCTCCTGGTGAACAGCGATATCACCACCCTGGAAGTCGACTGCATCGTGAACGCCGCGAACAACTCTCTTTTGGGCGGCGGCGGGGTCGACGGCGCCATTCACCGGGCGGCCGGGCCGGAACTGCTGGCCGAGTGCCGGACTTTGCAAGGATGCGCCACCGGGGAGGCCAAACTCACCGGTGGGCACAGGTTGCCCGCTTCATACGTGATCCATACCGTGGGGCCGGTCTGGCGGGGAGGCGGCAACGGCGAAGAGGAGCTGCTCGCTTCTTGCTACCGGAGTTGTTTTGCGATTGTGAAAGAGCATTCCTTTCACCGCATTGCCTTTCCGGCCATAAGCACCGGGGTGTATCGATTTCCGAAAGAGCGGGCGGCCGGGATCGCAATTGCGGAAACCCGCAAAGCCCTTGCTGAACAGGGGCAGCTGGAGCAGGTTCTCCTGGTCTGTTTCAACGATGAGACCAGGCGGGCCTACGAAGCTGCGCTGGAATAA
- a CDS encoding NAD(P)/FAD-dependent oxidoreductase: MTEIPEGAILQRDKETYAIVPRTPVGLLTPEVLETVAALVRKFEIPITKITSGQRLALVGIKGDDVEKVWAELGTGIGRATELCLHYVQACPGNAVCKFGVQDSLGMGMELEELFSGVELPAKLKIGVSGCPFCCGESFVRDIGLIGKQKGWQVTFGGNGGGRPRIADLIAEELSRDDAITLVKKLVDYYRQNGKKKERTARFVDRVGVETVKNAVLS; this comes from the coding sequence ATGACCGAGATCCCTGAAGGCGCCATTCTCCAGCGCGACAAAGAAACCTATGCCATCGTCCCCCGGACCCCGGTGGGCCTGCTCACTCCGGAGGTTCTGGAAACGGTCGCCGCCCTGGTGCGAAAATTCGAGATTCCGATCACCAAGATCACCTCCGGCCAGCGGCTCGCCCTGGTCGGGATCAAGGGTGATGATGTGGAAAAAGTCTGGGCGGAACTCGGCACCGGAATCGGCCGGGCCACCGAGCTTTGCCTTCACTACGTCCAGGCCTGCCCCGGCAATGCAGTCTGCAAGTTCGGCGTCCAGGACTCCCTGGGGATGGGCATGGAACTGGAGGAACTCTTCAGCGGAGTGGAACTTCCCGCCAAATTGAAGATCGGCGTTTCCGGCTGCCCCTTCTGCTGCGGGGAGAGCTTTGTCCGGGACATCGGTCTGATCGGCAAACAGAAAGGGTGGCAGGTCACCTTCGGCGGCAACGGCGGCGGCAGGCCCCGGATCGCCGATCTGATCGCCGAGGAACTTTCCCGGGACGATGCGATCACGCTGGTCAAAAAGCTGGTTGACTATTACCGGCAGAATGGTAAGAAAAAAGAGCGCACCGCCCGCTTTGTCGACCGGGTCGGGGTCGAGACGGTCAAAAACGCTGTCCTGTCATAA
- a CDS encoding Mut7-C RNAse domain-containing protein — MVLERLEPLTRKYYADFHHCPMCARIYWPGSHRDIMPDYLQGISHERYDHP, encoded by the coding sequence ATGGTTCTGGAGCGGTTGGAACCGTTGACCAGGAAATATTACGCCGATTTTCATCACTGCCCGATGTGTGCGCGGATCTACTGGCCCGGCTCCCATCGTGATATCATGCCCGACTATCTGCAAGGAATCTCTCATGAACGGTACGATCACCCCTGA
- a CDS encoding ZIP family metal transporter has protein sequence MEPLGWIIFSGLLMCGIAMVGSLVFFMTEATFQKILLPLVALSAGTLIGGAFLHMIPEGLEKFPGSNELFFVWLLVGFIAFFALEQVIHWHHCRNAHAACKKPLGYLILIGDGLHNFIGGLAVAGTFLIDIRLGITTLTAAVIHEIPQELGDFGVLLHSGWQRKTALLLNVLSGLTFLAGGLVAYGFSKTIDISFLVPLAAGNFIYIGASDLVPEVNKHRHFAENIKHFLAFITGLGMMLAMRLIYSG, from the coding sequence ATGGAACCACTGGGTTGGATTATATTCAGCGGTCTGCTGATGTGCGGCATCGCCATGGTGGGCAGCCTGGTCTTCTTCATGACCGAGGCCACCTTCCAGAAAATACTGCTTCCTCTTGTCGCCTTGTCGGCCGGCACCCTGATCGGTGGCGCCTTTCTCCATATGATCCCCGAAGGGCTGGAAAAATTCCCCGGCAGCAATGAGCTGTTCTTTGTCTGGCTGCTGGTCGGTTTCATCGCCTTTTTTGCTCTCGAACAGGTCATCCACTGGCATCACTGTCGAAATGCCCATGCCGCATGTAAAAAGCCGCTCGGCTACCTGATCCTGATCGGTGACGGGCTGCATAATTTCATCGGCGGTCTGGCCGTGGCCGGGACCTTTCTGATCGATATCAGGCTCGGGATCACCACCTTGACCGCGGCGGTCATTCATGAAATACCACAGGAGCTTGGAGACTTCGGGGTCCTGCTCCATTCCGGATGGCAAAGAAAGACCGCTCTTCTGCTGAACGTTCTTTCCGGCCTCACTTTTCTGGCGGGAGGGCTGGTGGCGTACGGATTTTCCAAAACCATCGATATTTCTTTTCTGGTGCCCCTTGCCGCAGGCAACTTCATCTATATCGGGGCCTCCGACCTGGTCCCCGAGGTCAACAAACACCGACATTTCGCGGAAAATATCAAACACTTTCTGGCCTTTATCACCGGTCTCGGGATGATGCTTGCCATGCGCCTGATCTACAGCGGCTGA
- a CDS encoding cupin domain-containing protein, whose product MKVTDLNETRVFDEKGMKKMLIHDSAWFRIINFNLMAGHTFPVHSHSLDGQLSIQVLEGKGEYLGADNAAIPAKPGDILVCDINEPHGVRAETDMRILVTIAPPI is encoded by the coding sequence ATGAAAGTTACCGATCTGAACGAAACACGAGTTTTCGATGAAAAAGGCATGAAAAAGATGCTGATCCACGATTCCGCCTGGTTCCGGATCATCAACTTCAACCTGATGGCGGGGCACACCTTCCCGGTCCACTCCCACAGCCTTGACGGCCAGCTCTCCATCCAGGTCCTTGAGGGCAAGGGTGAATATCTCGGCGCCGACAATGCCGCCATCCCGGCAAAACCGGGCGACATTCTGGTCTGCGACATCAATGAGCCCCACGGGGTCAGGGCCGAAACGGATATGCGGATCCTGGTGACCATCGCCCCGCCGATCTGA
- a CDS encoding EamA family transporter, with amino-acid sequence MPSWLQPALWALLMFGLWGFFPKLAVTYLDHKSAVVYQVIGSLLVGLLMLVSVKFQPAVNARGIFFAILTGITGVAGTLFFFAAAERGRISLVVSVTALYPLITILLAALFLKEPITLKHLAGMVCAVVALLLLSS; translated from the coding sequence ATGCCTTCCTGGCTGCAGCCCGCTTTATGGGCTTTACTCATGTTCGGCCTCTGGGGTTTTTTCCCGAAGCTTGCCGTAACCTATCTCGACCATAAAAGCGCGGTGGTCTACCAGGTGATCGGCAGCCTGCTGGTGGGCCTGTTGATGCTGGTTTCCGTCAAGTTTCAGCCCGCCGTCAATGCCCGGGGGATTTTTTTCGCAATCCTGACCGGGATCACCGGGGTGGCCGGTACCCTCTTTTTCTTCGCTGCGGCGGAGCGGGGCAGAATCTCCCTGGTGGTCAGCGTGACCGCGCTCTATCCGCTGATCACCATCCTGCTGGCCGCTCTTTTTCTGAAAGAACCCATCACCCTGAAACACCTGGCGGGGATGGTGTGCGCAGTGGTGGCGCTTCTTCTTCTTTCATCTTGA
- a CDS encoding nitroreductase family protein, whose amino-acid sequence MNGTITPEIAAEKCTGCGLCVAICPDRTLSMADDRAEVTGGKCLQCGHCLAVCPVEAITVSGIDNDNLQFATFDFDRQWLAWGKSDLSGLVGLMASRRSCRRYKQAAVPREMLADLVKIAITAPSGTNSQKWTFTVLDSREKVRVFGVRVAGFFRTLNRMAENPVLRIWSRLFGGNALGNYFNRYYPTIRDGLAEWDNGGRDLLFHDAPAVIVVATAPGASCPAEDAVLASQNILLAAHAMGLGTCLIGFAVSAIRRDPAIKDVLEIPREETVHAVITLGYPDEKYRRLTGRLPVKPRFPEIS is encoded by the coding sequence ATGAACGGTACGATCACCCCTGAAATTGCTGCGGAAAAATGCACCGGCTGCGGATTGTGTGTTGCCATCTGTCCCGACCGGACCCTTTCAATGGCCGATGACCGGGCTGAAGTGACCGGCGGCAAATGTTTGCAGTGCGGGCATTGTCTGGCGGTCTGTCCCGTTGAGGCGATAACGGTTTCCGGCATAGACAACGACAATCTGCAGTTTGCCACCTTTGATTTTGACCGGCAATGGCTGGCCTGGGGCAAGTCCGATCTCTCCGGTCTGGTTGGGCTGATGGCCTCCCGCCGCTCCTGCCGCAGGTATAAGCAGGCCGCAGTGCCCCGGGAGATGCTGGCCGATCTGGTGAAGATCGCGATTACCGCGCCGTCGGGAACGAACAGTCAGAAGTGGACCTTCACGGTTCTGGACAGTCGGGAGAAGGTCCGGGTTTTCGGGGTCCGGGTGGCCGGGTTTTTCAGAACACTCAACCGGATGGCCGAAAATCCTGTTCTCAGAATCTGGTCAAGACTGTTTGGCGGCAATGCCTTGGGTAATTATTTCAACCGCTATTACCCAACGATTCGGGATGGCCTTGCCGAGTGGGATAACGGAGGCCGGGATCTGCTTTTTCACGATGCGCCGGCGGTTATCGTTGTTGCTACCGCGCCCGGGGCGAGTTGTCCGGCGGAAGATGCCGTGCTGGCCAGCCAGAATATCCTGCTCGCCGCCCATGCCATGGGGCTTGGCACCTGCCTGATCGGCTTTGCGGTGTCGGCGATCAGGCGTGACCCGGCCATCAAGGATGTTCTGGAAATCCCAAGGGAAGAGACGGTCCATGCGGTCATTACCCTGGGCTATCCGGATGAAAAATATCGTCGATTAACCGGAAGATTACCCGTCAAGCCGCGGTTCCCGGAAATTTCCTGA